In the Chromatiaceae bacterium genome, one interval contains:
- a CDS encoding carotenoid 1,2-hydratase, with protein sequence MAAPPDPGFARALVPRPFVFPDDHGAHPAFATEWWYFTGNLQDDAGRPFGYQLTFFRIGLRPGTAPADSAWRSHQLYMAHLAISDIADRRHHSAERFSRAAAGLAGAHVSPLAVWLGPWSIHSTGERTFPLRLRAQSEGFALDLQIERGPKALVPQGERGLSRKGAAPGNASYYYSLTRLPTRGELRIGERRHTVSGNSWFDREWSSSALAADQAGWDWFALQLDDGRDLMFYRMRGTDGKAQRFSNGVLVDAEGQAQRLDAAQVDVTPDYFWRNEDGVGYPLGWHLRVPAHGLDLRIRARFDDQEMRHAVRYWEGAVGVSGSHAGVGYLELSGYGQRPQDGATSLSEERHADRAVSTDRHTSQ encoded by the coding sequence ATGGCCGCACCACCCGACCCCGGCTTCGCCCGTGCACTCGTACCACGGCCGTTCGTGTTCCCCGACGATCACGGCGCGCACCCGGCATTCGCGACCGAATGGTGGTATTTCACCGGCAACCTGCAGGACGACGCCGGTCGGCCGTTCGGCTACCAGCTGACATTCTTTCGTATCGGCCTGCGGCCCGGTACAGCACCCGCAGATTCGGCCTGGCGCAGTCACCAGTTGTACATGGCTCATCTGGCGATCAGCGACATCGCCGATCGCCGCCACCACAGCGCGGAGCGCTTCAGCCGCGCGGCGGCCGGACTCGCGGGCGCACATGTCTCACCGCTGGCGGTGTGGCTCGGTCCCTGGTCGATCCACTCGACCGGGGAACGGACATTCCCGCTACGCCTGCGCGCGCAGAGCGAGGGGTTCGCGCTCGATCTGCAGATCGAACGCGGACCCAAGGCACTGGTGCCGCAGGGCGAGCGCGGTCTTTCGCGCAAAGGTGCGGCACCGGGTAATGCCTCGTACTACTACTCGCTCACCCGCCTGCCGACCCGTGGCGAACTGCGAATCGGCGAACGTCGCCACACCGTCAGCGGCAACTCGTGGTTCGACCGCGAGTGGTCGAGTTCCGCCTTGGCCGCCGACCAGGCCGGGTGGGACTGGTTCGCCTTGCAGCTCGACGACGGCCGCGACCTGATGTTCTACCGGATGCGTGGGACCGACGGTAAGGCGCAACGCTTCAGCAACGGCGTACTGGTCGATGCCGAGGGGCAGGCTCAGAGACTCGATGCGGCCCAGGTCGATGTCACGCCCGACTATTTCTGGCGCAATGAGGATGGCGTAGGTTATCCGCTCGGTTGGCACCTGAGAGTACCGGCGCACGGCCTCGATCTGCGGATTCGCGCCCGGTTCGACGACCAGGAGATGCGGCACGCCGTGCGTTACTGGGAAGGGGCCGTCGGCGTCAGCGGCAGCCACGCCGGGGTCGGCTACCTCGAGCTGAGCGGTTACGGGCAACGCCCCCAGGACGGTGCGACGTCGCTATCCGAGGAACGGCACGCAGACCGGGCGGTCAGTACAGACCGGCATACATCGCAGTGA
- a CDS encoding type IV pili methyl-accepting chemotaxis transducer N-terminal domain-containing protein has protein sequence MQRIRWIWALAVVLTVLTGVVDAAQAQVLTMGDAINKAGRQRMLTQRMIKAYALAGMKLGDDAEHELHAAATLYDAQLTELTAFAANAEERAQIDRITHLWSDLRERLSGGPERTRAGDLNDLAEQLLGESHQLVLLLEKRSGTVAGKLVNIAGRQRMLSQRIAKIYLLQTWGVEQDHLATQYRSAVEQFSDALKTLQRADINTPEVDAALADVAKNWGVFKISDFSKKYNTRVPWLVTRSMNRILGQMNEITAMYAGLY, from the coding sequence ATGCAACGTATCAGATGGATCTGGGCCTTGGCGGTTGTCCTCACGGTTCTCACGGGTGTCGTCGACGCGGCGCAGGCGCAGGTGTTGACCATGGGCGACGCGATCAACAAGGCCGGTCGGCAGCGCATGCTGACCCAGCGCATGATCAAGGCGTACGCGCTGGCCGGGATGAAACTGGGCGACGATGCAGAGCACGAACTGCACGCCGCGGCCACGCTCTACGATGCACAGCTGACAGAACTCACGGCGTTTGCGGCGAACGCCGAGGAGCGTGCGCAGATCGACAGGATCACGCACCTGTGGAGCGATCTGCGCGAACGGCTGTCCGGTGGACCGGAACGCACACGGGCCGGAGACCTCAACGACCTGGCCGAACAGCTGCTTGGCGAATCACATCAGCTGGTGCTGCTGCTGGAGAAGCGCTCGGGTACGGTGGCAGGGAAACTGGTCAACATCGCGGGGCGGCAGCGCATGTTGTCGCAGCGCATCGCTAAGATCTACCTGCTGCAGACCTGGGGCGTCGAGCAGGATCACCTCGCGACCCAGTACCGGAGCGCTGTCGAGCAGTTCAGCGATGCGCTGAAGACCCTGCAGAGGGCGGACATCAACACACCCGAGGTCGATGCTGCGTTGGCCGACGTCGCGAAGAACTGGGGCGTGTTCAAGATCAGCGACTTCAGCAAGAAGTACAACACCCGGGTTCCCTGGCTGGTCACCCGTTCGATGAACCGCATACTCGGTCAGATGAACGAGATCACTGCGATGTATGCCGGTCTGTACTGA
- a CDS encoding SLC13 family permease yields the protein MDIPSTPGWEGWFTLGVTTASFLLFAFTRIAPDIVTSAALSLLLIVGVVTPAEGLIGFANEGMLTVAVLYVVVTGLTETGAVAWIVQSLLGRPRSDTHARLRLMAPVAALSAFINNTPVVAIFIPAVQDWAKRHRLELSRLMIPLSFASIAGGTCTLIGTSTNLVVNGLYTARTGAPGIGFFDLLWIGIPVVAVVTLFLLTAGQWLLPRRVSAAASYADVRQYTAEMLVPVDSPLVGETIEEAGLRQLPGLFLVEIDRAGQCIPAVSSQERLQAGDRLVFAGILDSVLDLQRTRGLLPATDQVFKLGGARHGRCFVEAVLSDSCPLVGKGVREGRFRTRYGAVIVALHRNGGRVRRKIGDIELRAGDTLLLECRPSFVEQQRNSRDFLLISQLGDTHPLQHDKALTAIGIVIGMVAMVVGGVLGMLQAALLAAGMMIVTGCTDGRTARRAPDWQVLVVIATSFGIGAALETTGAASFLAGTLIGLAHADPLTALALIFVATSLLTSFATNNVAAVLVFPIALQAATSMQVSVEPFVITLMVAASTSFATPIGYQTNLMVFNVGGYRFGDFVRIGLPLTLLVGVLTVALVPHVWHF from the coding sequence TTGGACATACCTTCAACACCGGGCTGGGAAGGCTGGTTCACCCTCGGTGTCACCACGGCCAGTTTCCTGTTGTTCGCATTCACCCGTATCGCACCGGACATCGTGACGTCCGCGGCACTGTCACTGCTGTTGATCGTCGGCGTCGTGACACCGGCCGAGGGCCTCATCGGATTTGCGAACGAGGGGATGTTGACGGTCGCGGTGCTCTACGTGGTCGTGACCGGTCTGACCGAGACCGGTGCGGTTGCATGGATCGTGCAGTCGCTGCTTGGCCGTCCACGCTCGGATACCCATGCACGTCTGCGCCTGATGGCGCCGGTCGCGGCACTGAGCGCATTCATCAACAACACCCCGGTGGTCGCGATCTTCATCCCCGCGGTACAGGACTGGGCCAAGCGTCACCGGCTCGAGCTGTCCCGGTTGATGATCCCTCTGAGTTTCGCGAGCATCGCCGGCGGCACCTGCACGCTGATCGGTACCAGCACCAACCTGGTGGTCAACGGTCTGTACACCGCGCGCACGGGTGCACCCGGGATCGGGTTCTTCGATCTGCTGTGGATCGGAATCCCCGTGGTGGCCGTGGTGACGCTGTTCCTGCTCACTGCCGGTCAATGGCTGCTGCCGCGACGCGTGTCCGCGGCGGCGAGCTACGCCGACGTGCGCCAGTACACCGCCGAGATGTTGGTGCCGGTCGACAGCCCCCTGGTCGGGGAGACCATAGAGGAGGCCGGTCTGCGGCAGTTGCCCGGCCTGTTTCTGGTCGAAATCGACCGTGCCGGCCAGTGCATCCCGGCGGTCTCATCACAGGAAAGGCTGCAGGCGGGCGATCGGCTGGTGTTCGCCGGCATCCTCGACTCGGTACTCGATCTGCAGCGCACCCGTGGCCTGCTGCCGGCCACCGACCAGGTCTTCAAGCTCGGCGGCGCCCGCCACGGACGCTGTTTTGTCGAGGCGGTGCTCTCGGACAGCTGTCCACTCGTCGGCAAGGGGGTGCGCGAAGGGCGATTTCGCACCCGCTATGGCGCGGTGATCGTGGCCCTGCATCGCAACGGTGGACGGGTAAGGCGCAAGATCGGCGACATCGAGCTGCGTGCCGGCGACACCTTGCTGCTCGAATGCCGGCCCTCGTTCGTCGAGCAACAGCGCAACTCACGCGATTTCCTGCTGATCAGCCAGCTCGGCGATACGCATCCGCTGCAACACGACAAGGCGCTGACCGCGATCGGCATCGTCATCGGCATGGTTGCAATGGTGGTCGGCGGCGTGCTCGGTATGCTGCAGGCGGCCTTGCTGGCCGCCGGCATGATGATCGTGACCGGGTGTACCGACGGCCGCACCGCCCGACGCGCACCCGACTGGCAGGTGCTGGTGGTGATCGCGACCTCGTTCGGCATCGGCGCCGCGCTCGAGACGACCGGCGCGGCGTCGTTCCTTGCCGGTACGCTGATCGGTCTCGCGCACGCGGACCCGCTGACCGCACTGGCATTGATCTTCGTCGCGACGTCACTGCTGACGTCATTCGCGACCAACAATGTCGCCGCGGTACTGGTGTTTCCGATCGCCCTGCAGGCGGCGACCTCGATGCAGGTCAGTGTCGAGCCGTTCGTGATCACGTTGATGGTCGCGGCCTCGACCAGCTTCGCGACGCCCATCGGCTACCAGACCAACCTGATGGTGTTCAACGTCGGCGGCTATCGATTCGGTGACTTCGTGCGTATCGGCCTGCCGCTGACCCTGTTGGTCGGGGTGCTCACGGTCGCGCTGGTCCCCCACGTCTGGCATTTCTGA
- a CDS encoding substrate-binding domain-containing protein produces MTILTSGLTRGLTALLIGMAAGVSQAAEDAGHGSDYRTFHTDGTIGYGQIGDSYTADLVMYLAGNQFMVMEELIKDFQGKHPDIATVYVETIPPGQILQGQLLKQGQIEGKDTAMNPDLYASVNLNHLKKLRTLDKMDSYKIYVRNRLELMVAAGNPKGIKGAEDLGRDDLVQSHPNPLTEGIFKFYGSEMLKDLGLYEKVTGGAQCKGCWAVPGKTWFTQRHHRETPHRIEQGEADVGIVWTTEVAHAKAEGRKIDGVPIAAPYNKQDKVAYAIGPYKPGRNPDNAMRFLDYLATTDAQDIYAKYGFVRATAEELQLKPIPSAK; encoded by the coding sequence ATGACGATATTGACAAGCGGACTCACCCGCGGCCTGACGGCATTGCTGATCGGGATGGCCGCCGGCGTTTCCCAGGCCGCCGAAGATGCCGGGCATGGCTCGGACTATCGCACTTTCCATACCGATGGGACGATCGGCTACGGACAGATCGGCGACTCGTATACCGCCGACCTCGTGATGTACCTCGCCGGCAATCAGTTCATGGTGATGGAGGAGCTGATCAAGGATTTTCAGGGCAAACATCCGGATATCGCGACCGTGTATGTCGAGACCATTCCACCGGGTCAGATCCTGCAGGGCCAGCTGCTGAAGCAGGGCCAGATCGAAGGAAAGGACACCGCGATGAATCCGGACCTCTATGCCAGCGTCAATCTGAACCACCTGAAGAAGCTGCGCACGCTCGACAAGATGGACAGCTACAAGATCTACGTACGCAACCGATTGGAGCTGATGGTCGCTGCGGGCAATCCCAAGGGTATCAAGGGCGCGGAGGACCTGGGCCGCGACGACCTGGTGCAGTCGCATCCGAACCCGCTCACCGAGGGCATTTTCAAATTCTACGGCTCGGAGATGCTGAAGGATCTCGGCCTGTACGAGAAAGTCACCGGCGGCGCCCAGTGCAAGGGCTGCTGGGCGGTACCGGGCAAGACCTGGTTCACGCAACGCCACCACCGCGAGACCCCTCACCGCATCGAGCAGGGTGAGGCGGATGTCGGTATCGTCTGGACCACCGAGGTCGCCCACGCGAAGGCCGAGGGGCGCAAGATCGATGGTGTGCCGATCGCCGCGCCGTACAACAAGCAGGACAAGGTCGCCTACGCGATTGGCCCGTACAAACCGGGCCGCAACCCGGACAACGCGATGCGTTTCCTCGACTACCTCGCGACCACCGACGCACAGGACATCTATGCCAAGTATGGTTTCGTGCGCGCCACCGCCGAAGAACTGCAGCTGAAGCCGATCCCCAGCGCGAAATAA
- a CDS encoding AAA family ATPase, protein MSDERRTPASGNSVATLAQHEALVVSLLDPQRWPQGGGERRRIDTHISTVVLAGERAYKLKKPLDLGFLDFLSLDARERACREELRLNGRLAPQIYLGVSAISGSIGSPQVDGDGPVIDWAVCMRRFDPDAILANPEVPIDARLIESLAQRVAAFHRDAAVCAPSEPYGDPAVALQPMQQNFVQIRAAAAAGTGQLDTLETWTQQRFERLEPVLRSRKADGRVRECHGDLHLGNVALIAGEPVVFDAIEFNAGLRWIDTANDIAFLTMDLHHRALPALAFRFLDTYLHESGDYAALGVLQFYEVYRALVRAKIAAIRLQQELTPLERESANGELVSYLDLAARLTAPARGGLVITHGASGSGKSHVTAGLPGDLRAVRLRSDVERKRLLGIDPHSDATDIGGYSSEVTERTYGRLADLACTVIAAGYVAIVDATFLRAAQRARFRALAADLRVPFVIIDCDAPRTLLRDRIQRRRTAAGNVSDADLAVLDAQLATAEPLDEAEKAHSLTVGPEHPLPVERLRALLAG, encoded by the coding sequence ATGAGTGACGAGCGACGAACGCCTGCATCTGGCAACTCAGTGGCGACCCTGGCGCAGCACGAGGCATTGGTCGTTTCGCTGCTCGATCCGCAGCGTTGGCCACAGGGTGGTGGTGAGCGGCGTCGCATCGACACCCATATCTCGACCGTTGTGTTGGCCGGAGAACGCGCCTACAAGCTGAAGAAGCCGCTCGACCTCGGTTTTCTCGATTTCCTCAGCCTGGACGCGCGCGAACGGGCCTGTCGCGAGGAGCTGCGGCTCAACGGCCGACTGGCGCCGCAGATCTACCTCGGTGTATCGGCGATCAGCGGATCGATCGGGTCACCGCAGGTGGACGGCGACGGGCCGGTGATCGACTGGGCCGTGTGCATGCGGCGCTTCGACCCGGATGCGATCCTGGCCAATCCCGAGGTGCCGATCGATGCGCGACTGATCGAAAGCCTGGCGCAGCGCGTGGCGGCATTCCATCGCGATGCGGCCGTATGTGCTCCGTCCGAGCCGTACGGAGACCCGGCGGTCGCGCTGCAGCCGATGCAGCAGAATTTCGTGCAGATCCGCGCCGCCGCGGCCGCCGGCACAGGGCAACTGGACACCCTGGAGACGTGGACACAACAGCGATTCGAACGGCTCGAGCCGGTCCTGCGGTCGCGCAAGGCCGACGGGCGGGTGCGCGAATGTCATGGCGATCTGCACCTCGGCAACGTCGCGCTGATCGCCGGCGAACCCGTGGTGTTCGATGCGATCGAGTTCAACGCCGGACTGCGCTGGATCGATACCGCGAACGACATCGCGTTCCTGACCATGGACCTGCACCACCGCGCGCTTCCCGCCCTCGCGTTTCGCTTTCTCGATACCTACCTGCACGAAAGCGGCGACTATGCCGCACTCGGCGTGCTGCAGTTCTACGAGGTCTACCGTGCGCTGGTGCGCGCGAAGATCGCGGCGATACGCCTGCAGCAGGAGCTGACACCGCTCGAGCGTGAATCGGCCAATGGCGAACTCGTGAGCTATCTCGATCTGGCGGCCCGGTTGACCGCGCCGGCGCGTGGTGGACTGGTCATCACCCATGGCGCCTCCGGTAGCGGCAAGAGTCATGTCACCGCCGGCCTGCCCGGGGACCTGCGGGCGGTTCGACTACGCTCCGACGTCGAGCGCAAGCGCCTGCTCGGCATCGATCCGCACAGTGATGCCACCGACATCGGCGGCTACTCTTCGGAAGTGACCGAACGTACCTACGGGCGGCTTGCCGATCTCGCATGCACCGTGATCGCGGCCGGCTACGTCGCCATCGTCGATGCCACTTTCCTGCGAGCGGCGCAGCGAGCCCGATTCCGGGCGCTCGCGGCGGACCTGCGGGTGCCGTTTGTGATCATCGACTGTGACGCGCCGCGGACGCTGTTGCGCGATCGTATCCAGCGGCGTCGCACGGCGGCCGGCAACGTCTCGGACGCCGACCTCGCGGTGCTGGACGCGCAACTGGCCACCGCAGAACCCCTGGATGAAGCGGAAAAGGCACACAGCCTGACCGTGGGGCCCGAGCACCCGCTTCCGGTGGAGCGGCTCAGAGCGCTGCTGGCCGGCTGA
- a CDS encoding class I SAM-dependent methyltransferase, protein MQIARGGSLPRTSDFELIGRLLPLEGTRLLELGCGAAFTTRRLAETFALREIVAMEVDRIQHEKNLLIPDLPNVTFTFGGAEAIGLPDEMVDAVIMLKSLHHVPVEAMDTAFSEIARVLRPGGMAYISEPVYAGEFNEILRLFNDERTVREAAFEATRRAVDERAFDLQEEIHFATVTRFEGFEEFESRIIGATHSTFDIDDALLERIREAFLPHVARDGIAEFVNPMRLDLLRKPD, encoded by the coding sequence ATGCAGATTGCGCGCGGTGGCTCACTGCCCCGCACTTCCGATTTCGAGTTGATCGGCAGGTTGTTACCCCTCGAGGGAACGCGCCTGCTGGAGCTCGGTTGCGGTGCCGCGTTCACGACGCGCCGCCTCGCGGAGACCTTTGCGTTGCGCGAGATCGTCGCGATGGAGGTCGACCGGATCCAGCACGAGAAAAATCTGTTGATCCCCGACCTGCCCAACGTCACCTTCACGTTCGGCGGTGCCGAGGCGATCGGCCTGCCCGACGAAATGGTCGACGCGGTCATCATGCTCAAGTCGCTGCACCACGTCCCGGTCGAGGCGATGGACACTGCGTTCAGTGAGATCGCCCGGGTGCTGCGTCCCGGCGGCATGGCATACATCTCGGAACCGGTCTACGCGGGTGAATTCAACGAGATCCTGCGCCTGTTCAACGACGAACGGACCGTCAGGGAGGCGGCGTTCGAGGCGACGCGCCGCGCGGTCGACGAGCGGGCGTTCGACCTCCAGGAGGAGATCCATTTCGCGACGGTCACCCGGTTCGAGGGGTTCGAGGAATTCGAAAGCCGGATCATCGGTGCGACCCATTCGACGTTCGATATCGACGACGCGCTGCTCGAACGGATCAGGGAGGCATTCCTGCCGCATGTCGCGCGCGACGGCATCGCCGAGTTCGTCAATCCGATGCGGCTCGACCTGCTGCGCAAACCGGATTGA
- a CDS encoding histidine phosphatase family protein, with translation MPTLILFRHGKSDWNADYASDHERPLTQRGREAARLMGRLLWQSGQLPDLAVSSTAVRARDTLRHAAQAGHWHCPTRIERALYETTAADTLAWVQALDENPDCLLLTGHEPTWSDLAGRLIGNATIRFPTGAMLRIDFAAPSWSAVGFGDGEMRWLATPKLLQKVKGRG, from the coding sequence ATGCCTACCCTGATCCTGTTCCGACACGGCAAGTCCGACTGGAATGCCGACTATGCGAGCGATCATGAACGCCCGTTGACGCAACGCGGCAGGGAAGCGGCACGCCTGATGGGCCGCCTGCTGTGGCAGTCCGGTCAATTGCCCGATCTGGCGGTCAGTTCGACCGCGGTGCGCGCACGGGACACCCTCAGGCACGCCGCACAGGCCGGGCACTGGCACTGTCCGACACGCATCGAGCGCGCGCTTTACGAGACCACGGCCGCCGATACGCTGGCCTGGGTCCAGGCGCTCGACGAGAACCCGGACTGCCTGTTGCTGACCGGCCATGAGCCGACCTGGTCCGACCTGGCCGGCCGCCTGATCGGCAACGCGACGATCCGCTTTCCGACCGGCGCCATGTTGCGCATCGATTTTGCCGCCCCGTCCTGGTCGGCGGTCGGTTTCGGCGACGGCGAGATGCGCTGGCTGGCGACGCCGAAACTGCTGCAGAAGGTGAAGGGGCGCGGCTGA
- a CDS encoding YdbL family protein: MVKKVFGFPLMLLALTACVTINIYFPAAAAEEAARTIVRDVLKSDQAEPAPPAQPAPEQKGESRSHGIHPLALAFGRVLEALVPAAHAAQADINISTPAISAIRGSMKQRQAALAPYYRSGAVGFDNNGSDAIRDLNAVPLPERNKVKKLVADENADRANLYREIARANGHPEWEADVRSTFAKVWVQEALKGYWYQDAGGAWKQR; the protein is encoded by the coding sequence ATGGTCAAGAAGGTATTCGGTTTTCCATTGATGCTGTTGGCGCTCACGGCCTGCGTGACGATCAATATCTACTTCCCCGCCGCGGCGGCCGAAGAGGCGGCGCGTACCATCGTGCGCGATGTACTCAAAAGCGATCAGGCGGAACCGGCACCGCCGGCGCAGCCGGCCCCGGAACAGAAGGGTGAATCGCGTAGCCATGGGATCCATCCCTTGGCGTTGGCCTTCGGCCGCGTGCTCGAGGCGCTGGTGCCGGCGGCGCATGCGGCCCAGGCCGACATCAATATCAGCACGCCGGCGATCAGCGCGATCCGCGGCAGCATGAAGCAACGCCAGGCGGCGCTTGCGCCTTACTACCGCAGCGGTGCGGTCGGCTTCGACAACAACGGTTCGGATGCGATTCGCGATCTCAATGCGGTGCCGTTGCCGGAGCGCAACAAGGTGAAGAAGCTGGTGGCGGACGAGAATGCCGACCGCGCGAATCTGTACCGCGAGATCGCCCGCGCCAACGGACACCCGGAGTGGGAGGCCGATGTGCGCTCGACCTTTGCGAAGGTCTGGGTACAGGAGGCCCTCAAGGGCTATTGGTACCAGGACGCGGGCGGCGCCTGGAAGCAGCGCTGA
- the prpF gene encoding 2-methylaconitate cis-trans isomerase PrpF, which yields MVFAPQVRIPAVYMRGGTSKGVFFRLEDLPAAAQAPGEARDRLLLRVIGSPDPYGKHTDGMGGATSSTSKTVILSKSTRPDHDVDYLFGQVSIDKPFVDWSGNCGNLTAAVGSFAIASGLVDAARVPPNGTAVVRIWQANIGKTIIAHVPIADGEVQETGDFELDGVTFPAAEVRIEFLDPADADGALFPTGNLVDDLAVPGVGTLRATLINAGIPTIFVNAEDIGYTGTELQEAINGDAQALATFETIRAHGAVRMGLIDSVEQAAARQHTPKVAFVAPARDYRASSGKQIHARDIDLNVRALSMGKLHHAMMGTAAVAIGTAAAIPGTLVNLAAGGGDRDAVTFGHPSGTLRVGAGASRRDGSWAVDKVVMSRSARVLMEGWVRIPGDAY from the coding sequence ATGGTTTTTGCACCCCAGGTACGGATCCCGGCGGTCTACATGCGCGGCGGCACCAGCAAGGGCGTGTTCTTCCGACTGGAGGACCTGCCGGCAGCCGCCCAGGCGCCGGGTGAGGCCCGCGACCGCCTGTTGCTGCGCGTGATCGGCAGCCCGGACCCGTACGGCAAGCACACCGACGGCATGGGCGGCGCGACCTCGAGCACCAGCAAGACGGTGATCCTGTCGAAGAGCACCCGGCCGGATCACGATGTCGACTACCTGTTCGGACAGGTCTCGATCGACAAACCCTTCGTCGACTGGAGCGGCAACTGCGGCAACCTCACGGCGGCGGTCGGGTCGTTCGCGATCGCGAGCGGTCTGGTCGATGCGGCACGGGTGCCGCCGAACGGCACCGCGGTGGTGCGTATCTGGCAGGCCAACATCGGCAAGACGATCATCGCCCACGTGCCGATCGCCGATGGCGAGGTCCAGGAGACAGGCGACTTCGAACTCGACGGGGTGACCTTCCCGGCGGCCGAGGTGCGGATCGAGTTCCTCGATCCCGCGGACGCCGACGGCGCGCTGTTTCCGACCGGCAATCTCGTCGATGACTTGGCGGTGCCCGGGGTCGGCACCTTGCGGGCGACGCTGATCAATGCGGGCATCCCGACGATCTTCGTCAACGCCGAGGACATCGGTTACACCGGCACTGAGTTGCAGGAGGCGATCAACGGTGATGCGCAGGCACTGGCCACTTTCGAGACCATCCGTGCCCATGGTGCGGTACGCATGGGCCTTATCGACAGCGTCGAACAGGCGGCCGCGCGTCAGCATACGCCGAAGGTCGCGTTCGTCGCCCCGGCGCGGGACTACCGGGCCTCGAGCGGCAAACAGATCCACGCCCGCGACATCGATCTGAACGTGCGCGCGCTCTCGATGGGCAAGCTCCACCACGCGATGATGGGCACCGCGGCGGTCGCGATCGGCACGGCCGCGGCGATCCCGGGCACCCTGGTCAATCTGGCCGCGGGCGGCGGTGATCGCGATGCGGTCACCTTCGGCCATCCGTCCGGTACGCTGCGCGTCGGTGCCGGTGCGAGCCGGCGCGACGGTAGCTGGGCGGTCGACAAGGTCGTCATGAGCCGCAGCGCACGCGTGCTCATGGAGGGGTGGGTGCGGATTCCGGGCGACGCCTACTGA